A window of Hemiscyllium ocellatum isolate sHemOce1 chromosome 10, sHemOce1.pat.X.cur, whole genome shotgun sequence genomic DNA:
ATGCCTCAGGTTATTCAGTGCCATCTTGTTGCTTTACCATTTCAGGGAGAGCAAGCTCACCATGTTGCTGCGGGAATCTCTCGGCAACCTGAATTGCCGAACCACCATGATCGCCCACATCTCGGCTTCCTCCAGCAACTACTCTGaaaccctgtccaccatccaGATCGCCTCGCGGGTCCTCCGAATGAAGAAGAAGAAGACAAAGGTACGCGAGAGCTCTGCATACTTATAAAACCAGGTCACACATGGTGTTCAGCTGTCTAACTGTTTATTTATCCTCGCGATCACGTGAGTGTATATTGTAATGACTGAGTTAAATTGTCAGGCTGGGAGGCTGAAAACAATTCTCATTTCTGACCCTCTGATCTGAAGTTTCAAATTCTTATTCTTGTGTTCACATCCCTCCataatttgatttggtttgatttattattgtcacccGTACCGAGATAGAGTGAAAAGTATTGTGTTCCATGCTGTTCAGACAAACCATACCTTACATAGGTACGTCAGGGTAACTGAGCAGAATGCAGAATGTTGTGTTACACTTACAGAGAAGTtatagagaaagatcaactccaaTATACAAGATGTCCGTTTGGACGTCTGATAAcagctgctcttgaatctgttggtctgtgttttcaaacttctgcatcttctgcccgatggaagatggtggaagagagttataaccggggtgggaggggtctgtgATTAtgctggctgctttcccaaggcagtgtaAACAAGGAACAAGAGCAGACCACTCGGCCCTTccaccctgctctgccattcaattagatcgtGGCTGGTCTGCTTTTAGGCTCAGCTGTACATTCCTGCGTATCCCGGATAATCTTTCAGTCATCAAGAATCTCACTGCTTAAAAACGTTTAAAAATTCTGCAtcaactgccttttgaggaaaagGTTTCCAAAGGCTCTCAACcctctaaaacaaaaaaaagtttcctcatcttgtttgaaatggacaacccctttatttttaaactgtgacccctgttTCTAGATTGACCCATAAGAGGAATCATCATTTCCACATCCATCCACTCAGGTccactcaggatcttatatgtttcaattaagtcacctctgactcttctaaactcaagaggatacaggcctagccAGTCTGTAGGGTTTCACAagacaatccactcattccaggtattagtcaaATAAACATTCTTTGAACTGCTCTTGTCTAATAACCTTCGCTCTTCCTCTTCGGAATCACTTTATTTGAAAATTATCTCCTGGGATTGGGGTGTGGCTGGCATAGGCCTGCATTCGTTGCCCAATCCAaactgccccttgagaaggtaatgatgaGCCGCCATCTTGAACCCATTTCTATGCATGTGGTCCAGGCATAGTCAGGATTTTAATCGCTCCAGCATTGGTATTAGCACTAGATTAGTAAAATACACTATGCTCATAGGCCATAAGATCAAATCCCACTactgaaacttgaattcaataaaagaaagtCTGGAATAAAATGTTAGCCTTTTACTGGCTGTTTAACCACAGTCAATTGTTGTAAATCCtgcctggttcactaataccctttagggacagcaatctgccatccctacctggtctggcctgcatgtgactccagacccattgcaatgtgATTTTCCCTGAACTGCTGTCTGCACATCTGAGGGGTATTCATTGGCTGTACACAACAGGCCATAATCTGGCTATACACTGCCAATGATGTTCAAATATGAGTAATTGTTACTTGTACATAACACTGCTCTGAGGAGATGATAACCTACTTTAGACTGAAGTGTAGTGTGCCTCTTTCACCCTGTAATTATCAACTAACTATGGCATGATGAGATCCTGTGTGGGCATGTAAAAGCCAGTTGGTGCACTTGACTTAGTACAACAAAGATTCAGGTGGGGATGTGGGTCTGGAagcacatgcaggccagactaggtaaggactacacatttccttccctagaggacatTGGATATTGCCAATGGCACCTTCGTCCCAGGAAGGAACACAAAGAAAAATCCTCCTGGCTTGACGCTCcattactgagggagtactgGATGTGGATCATGTAAATCCTATCTGCTATCTTGAGTAGGTGTCATAGAACTGGTGGTCATTATTCACAGGACAGCAGGGGAGATCTCCTGGCAAACGTTCATCTCTCAGTCTGAAGCTGTTGCTGAGTGGCTGAGCTGAGTGGATGAAATGGGGCATGTCACCATGGCTACCTGGAAGGAAAGGTGGGATCTGACTTTGCCAGTTTAATTGCAAAACACACACGCCTCAATTCATTGGCAGCAGACCCTGGCAGTTGGGGATTGTGCACCAATTCCAGAGGCTCTGGGCATGGAATGTGTCAGCCTAGTTAAAATGTGAAAGCAACATCCTGCACTCTCACCAAGGTGGTGAGGAACTCTTCCCTGGGTCatccttcttttcttcttctggtCCATCTTCCACTTGGAGAAGACAGCTCTTTCTGACAAGGCCTGCTGCCTACATGGATGGCCCAATGAAGACCACCCGATgaggaccacctgatgaagactGCCTATTGAGGACCCATGATGAGGGCTGCCCAATAAGGACCTCCCGATGAGAACCACCTGATGAGGACTGCCAAATGAGGATGGCCCAATGAGGGAGGCCCAATGAAGACAGCCCAATGAGGACCACCCAATGAGGAATGCCCCAATGACGTCTGCCCTCTGCTCTTGAGTACGTGTTGGTACACCCTAATTCCAGGGCCTGGTAGATTCCCCTACATCGATCAATTGTCTGAATCCTTTCCGACATTATAGAGGtctatcatgagggacatggatagggtaaataaacaaggtcttttccctaggttggggggagtccagaactagagggcataggtttagggtgagaggggaaagatataaaagggacctaaggggcaactttttcacgcagagggtggtgcgtgtatggaagaagctgccaaaggaagtggtggaggctggtacaattacagcatttaaaaggcacctggatgggtatatgaataggaagggttcagagagatgtgggcaaaatgctggcaaataggactagattaatttaggatatctgctcggcatggacgagttggactgaagggtctgtttctgtgctgtacatctctatgaactcCATGACCATAACCAGCTGTTCATGGTGCTTGGGATGACAGCTCTCTGCTTACCTGCATTTATTGGAAAATTAGTTTACATTCCTCTGGGAAACAaaacttccttatttttctaaaACACTGTGTTTGTAATAGGAaaatggcctgttctgttctCATTCCTGGCCACAAAATACAGATGTCTGCCCATCTGAGGATCCAGTAGCTGCTGTCCGTTAGTAAATGGGCATGGTGAAAATAACTGGAAAGGGGTTCCTTCCTTATGACAGCTTCATAATACTTTGTAATCTCTCTTTGCGATAAATCAAAGGCTGGTGTAAATTGCATACAGCATGTCTCAGTATGTTTTCATGCCATCCTACAATAACCACAATTCATCCTCTGCCTGTTCACGGCATGGATTTGTTAACATGGGCCAGGCTGTGTCCCACCATTTCCTACATGTCAATGTGGCCCATGGACAGGCAGTGACCAGGGGTTCACAGCCCCATTGCCCAGCATTGGGCctgggcagggcagggcaggagtGCTTGTCCTGGAGGTCTagcagcctgctctgccactgaaTCCACCCCGTGGGTGGTGTGTTTCAGCTAAAAGAACCAACATTTCTGCTTCTCCAGGCATCCGCATGCCCCAAAACACTGTGCAGCCATTAGGGTACCTCACAGGCGTAGTCACTGCAGGGGTTTAGCAAACTTGGCAGTCAGTTACACGCACCACAACATCCCATCAACTAACTCTCTGTGAGCAATGATCAGACAGCCTGCATTGGGAGAACCGCTCCCCCATTTCTCAGTGTACGATATTTTGATCTTGACACAAAGGGCAGAAGGTCACATATCCCTCTCCCTCCCAACCCACAGTTTAACAACTCATTGGCAAGTtgacacctctgacagtgcagcaccctgtTTGGTACCGCACTGGGTGTCAGCTTACATGCGATATTCAGGGGCCTCTGGTACAATGTCATTCAAAAGGGCAAGTGCAATCTGCTGAGTCCAGGTTGGAATCTGGTTCCATCACTTCCAATTCAGAATTCCATGGAAacgtaggaacaggaggaggccattcagcccttttggagtctactctgccattccacttcatggctgatcatcaaccGCAATGCCACTTACCCACGTAATCTCCATATCTGTAAACTGCCCGTCTCTGGACATCTGTCTACCTCTGTCCTGAATACATCCAATGGCTGAGCCCTTTGGAACAGGAACTTCCAGAGACTCACCATCCTCTCAGTGAAGAGATTTTTCTCCATCCCAGTTTTCAATGGTCAACTCCTCATTCTGTTGTCGTtttctggagaaaaaaaaatcagtctggAATGAAGAACCTCAGGATGGCACTAAAACTGTTGTCAATTCTTGCAAAGGCTCAGTTGCTTCACTGGTATTCTTGAGGGAGGGAAGCTCTCATCCTTGCCTGCTCTgctctacacgtgactccagacccacagcagtatggttcattcttaactgccctctgggcaattagagatggacaataaatggtgaTTCAGTCAACGATgacctcatcccgtgaatgagatTATAAAAATATTTGCTCGTGAAATATTTCTCACTTAAGGAAAGACTAGTATGCACAATgtgatttgttttcctttattcattcatgggatgagggtgtcaccgGCTCAACcatgtttattacccatccctaattgcccaaagggcagttcagagtcaaccaccttgctgtgggtctgaaatcacatgtagaccagaccgggtaaggatgacagtttccttccctgaaggacattagtgaatcagatgggattttccaacaattgattcatggtcattattagattcataattccagattattattgaattcagtttccaccatctgccgtggcagggtttgaatccaggtccccagaacattacttcgGTCTCTGGGTtaaccagtgataataccactaggtcatcgcCTCCCCTTAATTGCATGTTCTAAGTGGTaattggagttggggtttgtacaCAGTTaatcactcactgtcttctgctcTCTGACTGCAGTACACCTCCAGTTCATCCGGGGGCGAGAGTTCCTGCGAGGAAGGAAGGATGCGTCGGCCCACACAACTCCGACCGTTCCACCCGCGAGGAGCAGGGGACCCGGACCTCCCCATCTTAAACTTGTCGAGTGACCCAGACTACTCCTCCAGCAGCGAGCAATCATGCGACACTGTCATTTACGTGGGCCCCAATGGCACCGCCCTGAGTGATAAGGAGCTGACCGACAACGAGGGGCCGCCCGACTTTGTGCCCATTATTCCCTCGCTGCAGAAGAACAAGAATGAGGCAAGGCCCGAGGTTGGCACTGAGCCTGTGCCAGTACTCCCTGAGAAGGACTGCCTGAAGTGCAATACCTTTGCTGAGCTGCAGGAGCGGCTTGAGTGCATCGATGGCAGCGAGGAGCCTGACAGGTTCCCCTTTGAGGAGCTTCCTTGCAGCGAGCAGCCTGGGAAGGGCGAGGAGGCGCAGGCCCAGAGGGCAGAGGCCCAACAAGGGCTGGGACTGAACTCAGCACACTGGGCTCCTGAGGAGAACGCAGAGGATGCGGGTCCTGGCGTCTTGCGACCTCAGGCCGCCCAATCCCCTGTGCCGCAAGGCAGTGGTGGTTCCGCGCCACCCTCCCCCAGGAGTGTCATGGGAGGCAGCAGCACTCAACTGAACATGTCAAAGGGTCAGAGCACCAAGGAGGTCCCACACAGTAGCGGCAGTGCGGAGGTTAAACCCAGACCCATGGGCTCCCCAAGGCTTGGGATAGCAAGCCTCTCAAAGAGCTCTGACTACAAGCCCCAACATTCACCCTCCCAGCGTTGCAAGGTGTACACCCAGAAGGGGTCGTTGCTGAGCAcagctcctcccccaccccagacaccgACCAGGGACTGCAGGAGGGCCTGCGGTGAGCTCCTAGAGCAGCCTGAAATCAGGGCGGCCCCTGTGGGAATGAGCCCCCAAGTGGTGAAGAGACCTGTGTCTTCGGGCACCCAGGACTCGCAGGACGCTGCATTCTCAGACCAGGAGCAGGAACTGGCGGACAACGGCAAGACCGAAATGATGAGCCGGGCCACAGTCACCTTGCAGCAGCCCCTGGAACTGAACGGGGAGGACGAACTGGTGTTCACTCTGGTCGAGGAGTTGACCATCAGCGGCATCCTGGAGAACGGGCGCCCCACGAGTATCATCAGCTTCAATAGCGACTGCTCGGTGCAGGCCTTAGCCTCAGGCTCCAGGCCTGTCAGCATCATCAGCAGCATCAACGAGGACCTGGACTGCTATTCGACTGCTAGCCCCTTCTCCGAAGTCAGCATCACCAAGTTCCTGCCGTTCCCCAAGCCAGGCCTTGACGAGAAAGTCTTGGTTTCCAGCAGCCGTCGCTCGTCCATTAGCTCCTGGCTGAGTGAGATGAGCACTGGGAGTGATGGCGAGCAGTCCTGCCACAGTTTTGTCACCCAGACCTGCAGCGGCAACGGTGAAGCCTTGGCCGACCCCTCACTGCTGGATGTGGCAGGCAGTCACCAGGAGGAGTGTGTGGCGTACACGCGGAGTGGGAAGTACTCCGTCATGGACAAGTTCTTCAGCATGTCGGAGAAGACCGGAGAGGCCAAAGGCCTGTACCAGATCGCTGCCAACCAGAACTGCAAGATCGCGGCGCTGGGGAAGACGACAGTTAGAATATCGAACGCCTCGGGACTGCCCAGGGCCGAGGGCTGTTTTCCCATCAAGACGAACATTTCAGTGCACCCCTGCATCAGGCTGAAGCCAATGCATTTCCCCGGCCAGAGTGACATGTTGGCGTCTGTCCGCTGCCCTCCCGTGTCCCCCCACCATCGCCATGGCAAAGCTGCCGGCACCTCGCAGGACATGACCTTTGACGACCCGTGGTTGAAgcgcgaggaggaggaggaggaggaagacgGCGAAGAGGAGGAAGAGGACGAGCTGGAGGATGCTGGGCTGGACGGAAGCGAGAGTGTTGATCCAGGGGGGAGTCAGAAGCTGACCTCAGCGGAGAGCAGGGCTGAAACCCCCGTCTCCCCCGTGCGGGGAGATCCGGCCAAGAGGGTGGTGGATGGCTGTGAGATGGCACTGACCACTTCCTGCAGCCAGAGCTCCACCCTCTCGTTGGACAGTCCAAAGGAGGGCAACCTGTCCCGGGCACTGCAGCGCCCGCTGCTGGCCAAACAAGACCAGCTGGAAGGCGCCTCCCTCAGGCCGCTGTGCCTCTCGGCAGAGAGCAGCAGCACCTCAGCCACGATGTCGCAGGCGTCCACCCCCTGCAGCCCTAAGGCCAccctggagaggagggtgggctcCCCCAGCAAGCACAGCCTGCTGCCCTCCCGACCCAAAGGGATGCCCCCGCTGCCCCCCGTCAGGAAGTCAAGCCTCGATCAGAGGAACAGAGCCAGTGTCCAGCACACGCCGGCCGGCAGCAGCTCCTTGACCCAGGTTACACCGACGTCGGCAGCTACACCAGATGAAGGCAGTGTCCCCTTCAAAGCCAAGGCCCCCAACTTGGAGAATTGTAGCAAAGCGAGCAGTGGGAAAGACGAGCTGTTCACCAGCCGGCCTAACTCCCTCAACAGGCGGTATGCTGGCCAGTACGAGTGCCTGTCTTTGGAGAGGGCGGGGAGCTTGACGTCCATGGGGTCAAAGGTCAGTGCGCCCCGCGACAGCACGATGCCTCGTACGGGCCGGAGTTTGAATCGCGCCGCCGTGTCTTCGCCCACGCAGCCTTGCACTCCGCCATCACTGGGCACCTCCCCAAAGTCCAGTGCCTCCAAGATGTCGGCGGTCAGCAAGCTGCTCCTGGCTGGCCCCAAGTCACGGAGCCTTTCAGCGTCCACCACAAAGACGCTGAGCTTCTCCACCAAGTCGCTGCCTCAGTCCGTCGGCCGCAGCTCCAGCATGCCGTCCAACTCCAAGAACATGTCGTGGTCCACCCAGTCACTGAGCAGCAAGCAAAGCAGAGGGTCCAGCATCGTGGCCAAGCTGCCCCTGAGAGCCGTCAATGGCAGGATCTCCGAGCTGCTCCAGGGGAGCGCGGCAGCCAGGGGCAGCCAGCAGCGAGGCAGCGCAGAGTCGGAGAAGTGGAGCCCGCACTCGGGCGAGAAGTCCCCCCCTCAGGCCCTCCCATCGCCCTACAGCAAAGTCACGCCCCCCCGGAAACCTCACCGGTGTAGCAGTGGCCATGGCAGTGACAACAGCAGCGTGCTGAGTGGTGAACTCCCCCCAGCCATGGGCAAAACTGCCTTGTTCTACCACAGCGGGGGCAGCAGTGGCTACGAGAGCATGATCAGGGACAGCGAGGCCACGGGAAGCGCATCTTCCGCCCAGGACTCCATGAGTGAAAACGGAAACTCAGCGGCGGGTAGATCCAGGAGCATGAAATCTCCAAAGCGAAGGATGAACACAGGTAAGATGAGAGCACATCCTCTCTGCCGTCATTAGAAATAGTGGTGGTTATTACATCGGATGTATTGATCCTGTCATCTGAGGAGAAATTAAATAAATGCATAATTAAATGAAGGATTTCACCGGAAAGGGAGAGGTATTGCTGAAGATTTTCATCTTATATTCAGGAcacatgcaagaatgccaaattccaACCAATCTAAACAAGGAGAAGGGTGCTGATTTAGtcaactctgattggtcaaggcttTTCTGCAGCCACACAGGAGAAAGTCTCAGCAAATTGGAGGTGACTTGACACCCAATCAGCGCCCTGCTATCCTGTTGTATAAATTGTTTGTGATCTTTCCATTTTTGGCAATCTCGCAGTTATCCTGATGAGTTAAACCAAAATGCATCAGCATCAGCAATCTATTGAGCAAGATTCACATATAATACTGTCCTGCTGAGTAACAGTTTGAATGGAGGCATATGCTGGGTGGAAGTAGAGCAGTTGAGCCAAATGGCATGTTCCTGAGCTGGAAATACTATGTCGTTCCATGATCTTAACCTGTGGAGAttggattaaattagattacttacagtgtggaaacaggcccttcggcccaaccagtccacactgacccgctgaagcgcaacccacccatacccctacatttaccccttacctaacactacaggcaatttagcatggccaattcacctgacctgcacgtctttggactgtgggaggaaaccggagcacccggaggaaacccacgcagacacggggagaatgtgcaaactcgacataGGCAgccacctgagtcgggaattgaacctgggtctcaggcgctgtgaggcagcagtgctaaccactgtgctaccgtgccaccctagGTTGGAGCATAGGTTGGAGTGTCTGGGAATGTGGCAAAGTATTGTGATGGGGATACTGGGCCATGGCACTATTTGGAATAGGAACTACCCATCCAGCTTTTGACCTTGT
This region includes:
- the kif26ba gene encoding kinesin-like protein KIF26B; translation: MNSVSGSKERAVFARNRKHVGTAESYSQTKLATFTPEMWYRRSFQPCEESRTVHRPAPEGAGSVPGSGTASPGSSSSSGGGSPGSSLGGSPGSGGCSPGSVAGSSPGSGSPGSCGSEDKGIWCENCNTRLVELKRQALKMMIPGAFSSKDPAFSALIHDKLQVPNTTRKAWNERDNRCDICATHLNQLKQEAIQMVQTLEQAATLEQYDPLPGSPPPLSNIPSLVGSRNIGSLQASRDWAFVPAAYAATTTYASFLTNKHGGKPNSLGIVGGAEKKGGSPGHSVTKAGLQMATSPSNGNILSSVAIQAHQYLEGTWSVSRTNGVTLYPYPISQLMPENCREGLTEAVLNRYNSDKPSVYSFPSSQGTYVSSVASSGTSAAASFFARAAQKLNLSSKKKKHHRSPAPNVSESPLFPTNFSGILQMSPPPAPPCLLRAINKVKESPGMGKVKVMLRICSASVGDMSESSCFFKVDPRKKQITLYDPPVNGLQNSSQKRGGLVPPKMFAFDAVFPQDSSQAEVCAGTVAEVIQSVVNGADGCVFCFGHTKLGKSYTMIGKDDSMQNLGIIPCAISWLFKLINERKEKTGARFSVRVSAVEVWGKEENLKDLLSEVATGSLQDGQSPGVYLCEDPICGMQLQNQSELRAPTADKAAFFLDAAIAARRSSRPECDEEDQRNSHMLFTLHIYQYRMEKSGKGGMSGGRSRLHLIDLGSCVKVLSKSREGGSGLCLSLSALGNVILALVNGTKHIPYKESKLTMLLRESLGNLNCRTTMIAHISASSSNYSETLSTIQIASRVLRMKKKKTKYTSSSSGGESSCEEGRMRRPTQLRPFHPRGAGDPDLPILNLSSDPDYSSSSEQSCDTVIYVGPNGTALSDKELTDNEGPPDFVPIIPSLQKNKNEARPEVGTEPVPVLPEKDCLKCNTFAELQERLECIDGSEEPDRFPFEELPCSEQPGKGEEAQAQRAEAQQGLGLNSAHWAPEENAEDAGPGVLRPQAAQSPVPQGSGGSAPPSPRSVMGGSSTQLNMSKGQSTKEVPHSSGSAEVKPRPMGSPRLGIASLSKSSDYKPQHSPSQRCKVYTQKGSLLSTAPPPPQTPTRDCRRACGELLEQPEIRAAPVGMSPQVVKRPVSSGTQDSQDAAFSDQEQELADNGKTEMMSRATVTLQQPLELNGEDELVFTLVEELTISGILENGRPTSIISFNSDCSVQALASGSRPVSIISSINEDLDCYSTASPFSEVSITKFLPFPKPGLDEKVLVSSSRRSSISSWLSEMSTGSDGEQSCHSFVTQTCSGNGEALADPSLLDVAGSHQEECVAYTRSGKYSVMDKFFSMSEKTGEAKGLYQIAANQNCKIAALGKTTVRISNASGLPRAEGCFPIKTNISVHPCIRLKPMHFPGQSDMLASVRCPPVSPHHRHGKAAGTSQDMTFDDPWLKREEEEEEEDGEEEEEDELEDAGLDGSESVDPGGSQKLTSAESRAETPVSPVRGDPAKRVVDGCEMALTTSCSQSSTLSLDSPKEGNLSRALQRPLLAKQDQLEGASLRPLCLSAESSSTSATMSQASTPCSPKATLERRVGSPSKHSLLPSRPKGMPPLPPVRKSSLDQRNRASVQHTPAGSSSLTQVTPTSAATPDEGSVPFKAKAPNLENCSKASSGKDELFTSRPNSLNRRYAGQYECLSLERAGSLTSMGSKVSAPRDSTMPRTGRSLNRAAVSSPTQPCTPPSLGTSPKSSASKMSAVSKLLLAGPKSRSLSASTTKTLSFSTKSLPQSVGRSSSMPSNSKNMSWSTQSLSSKQSRGSSIVAKLPLRAVNGRISELLQGSAAARGSQQRGSAESEKWSPHSGEKSPPQALPSPYSKVTPPRKPHRCSSGHGSDNSSVLSGELPPAMGKTALFYHSGGSSGYESMIRDSEATGSASSAQDSMSENGNSAAGRSRSMKSPKRRMNTGSQRRRVLPSLSPDAASPARKPVNSSGVRWIDLRPVQRGLAEPFEIKVYEIDDVERLQRRRAADSKLRGFVCFNAKLKILEHRQQRISEVKTKYDILKKELEATKQRLMLDPSKWISEFDLDQGFEVDSLEYLEALECVTERLEHRVNFCKAHLMMITCFDIACGRR